One window of Labrys wisconsinensis genomic DNA carries:
- the mmsA gene encoding multiple monosaccharide ABC transporter ATP-binding protein, with amino-acid sequence MILEMRGITKTFPGVKALSNVNLAVKRGEIHAVVGENGAGKSTLMKVLSGVYPHGTYDGAIVYEGTERQFRTIADSEKIGIIIIHQELALVPLLSIAENIFLGNEQARYGVIDWHAVTARTRTLLDKVGLRENPATLITNLGIGKQQLVEIAKALAKEVKLLILDEPTASLNESDSDALLQLLLEFKRQGISSILISHKLNEISRVADSITILRDGSTVETLDARGTEITEDRIIKGMVGREMADRYPKREPRIGEVLLEVKDWNVHHHLHAERHLIRDVSLNVRRGEVVGIAGLMGAGRTEFAMSVFGRAYGQNISGKAFMHGREVDLSTIRKAVASGLAYVTEDRKQLGLVLNSSILHNVTLANLPGVAKRGVIDDMRELAVATGYRRQLNIRSSSVYQEAVNLSGGNQQKVVLSKWLFSGPEVLILDEPTRGIDVGAKYEIYTIINRLAEEGKGVIMISSEMPELLGVCDRIYVMNEGRIVGEMPAEEASQEAIMRVIMRSGEKAQ; translated from the coding sequence ATGATCCTGGAAATGCGGGGCATCACCAAGACGTTCCCGGGCGTCAAGGCGCTCAGCAACGTCAACCTCGCGGTGAAGCGCGGCGAGATCCACGCCGTGGTCGGCGAGAACGGCGCCGGCAAGTCGACGCTGATGAAGGTGCTCTCGGGCGTCTATCCCCACGGCACCTATGACGGCGCGATCGTCTACGAGGGCACGGAACGCCAGTTCCGCACCATTGCCGACAGCGAGAAGATCGGCATCATCATCATCCACCAGGAGCTGGCGCTGGTGCCGCTGCTCTCGATCGCCGAGAACATCTTCCTCGGCAACGAGCAGGCCCGATACGGCGTCATCGACTGGCACGCCGTCACCGCCAGGACGCGCACGCTCCTGGACAAGGTCGGCCTCAGGGAGAACCCGGCGACGCTGATCACCAATCTCGGCATCGGCAAGCAGCAGCTGGTCGAGATCGCCAAGGCCCTGGCCAAGGAGGTCAAGCTCCTCATCCTCGACGAGCCGACCGCCAGCCTCAACGAGAGCGACAGCGACGCCCTGCTGCAGCTCCTGCTCGAGTTCAAGCGCCAGGGCATCTCCTCGATCCTGATCTCGCACAAGCTCAACGAGATCTCCAGGGTGGCCGATTCCATCACCATCCTGCGCGACGGCTCGACGGTGGAGACCCTCGACGCCCGCGGCACGGAAATCACCGAGGACCGCATCATCAAGGGCATGGTCGGGCGCGAGATGGCCGACCGCTATCCCAAGCGCGAGCCCAGGATCGGCGAAGTGCTGCTCGAGGTGAAGGACTGGAACGTCCACCACCATCTCCATGCCGAGCGGCACCTGATCAGGGACGTCAGCCTCAACGTGCGCCGCGGCGAGGTGGTCGGCATCGCCGGGCTGATGGGCGCCGGGCGCACCGAGTTCGCCATGAGCGTCTTCGGCCGCGCCTACGGCCAGAACATCTCCGGCAAGGCCTTCATGCACGGCCGGGAGGTCGACCTTTCCACCATCCGCAAGGCGGTGGCGAGCGGCCTCGCCTATGTCACCGAGGACCGCAAGCAGCTCGGCCTGGTGCTCAACAGCTCCATCCTGCACAACGTCACCCTCGCCAACCTGCCCGGCGTCGCCAAGCGCGGCGTGATCGACGACATGCGCGAGCTCGCCGTGGCGACGGGCTATCGCCGCCAGCTCAACATCCGCTCCTCCAGCGTCTATCAGGAGGCGGTGAACCTGTCGGGCGGCAACCAGCAGAAGGTCGTGCTCAGCAAGTGGCTGTTCTCGGGCCCCGAGGTGCTGATCCTCGATGAGCCGACACGCGGCATCGACGTCGGCGCCAAATACGAGATCTACACCATCATCAACCGCCTCGCCGAGGAAGGGAAGGGCGTGATCATGATCTCGTCCGAGATGCCCGAATTGCTCGGCGTGTGCGATCGGATCTATGTCATGAACGAAGGACGCATCGTCGGCGAGATGCCGGCCGAGGAGGCATCGCAAGAGGCCATCATGCGGGTGATCATGCGCTCCGGGGAGAAAGCCCAATGA
- the chvE gene encoding multiple monosaccharide ABC transporter substrate-binding protein — protein sequence MKTLTSALLALALFAFGPSAQAADKGLIGVSMPTKSSARWIADGANMVKSLEAKGYSADLQYAEDDIPNQLAQIENMITKGVKVLVIAAIDGTTLSDALKQAHDKGIKVIAYDRLIRQSPNVDYYTTFDNFQVGVIQATSLVDALGLKDGKGPFNVELFGGSPDDNNAFFFYNGGMSVLQPYIDSGKLVVQSKQMGMDKVGTLRWDGAVAQARMDNILSAFYTDKKVNAVLSPYDGLSIGILSSLKGVGYGTPDQPLPFVSGQDCEVPSIKSIIAGEQYSSVFKDTRDLAKVTVDMIDAILSGKDPEVNDTKTYDNGVKIVPSYLLKPVLVDKTNYEKVLVGSGYYTADQLK from the coding sequence GTGAAGACCCTCACATCAGCGCTTCTGGCGCTCGCGCTCTTCGCATTCGGGCCTTCCGCGCAGGCGGCGGACAAGGGCCTCATCGGCGTCTCGATGCCGACCAAGTCCTCGGCGCGCTGGATCGCCGACGGTGCCAACATGGTCAAGTCCCTTGAGGCGAAGGGCTATTCGGCCGACCTGCAATATGCCGAGGACGACATCCCGAACCAGCTCGCCCAGATCGAGAACATGATCACCAAGGGCGTCAAGGTGCTGGTGATCGCCGCCATCGACGGCACCACCCTCTCGGACGCGCTCAAGCAGGCCCACGACAAGGGCATCAAGGTCATCGCCTATGACCGCCTGATCCGCCAGTCGCCGAACGTCGACTACTACACGACCTTCGACAATTTCCAGGTCGGCGTGATCCAGGCGACCTCGCTGGTCGACGCCCTCGGCCTCAAGGACGGCAAGGGCCCCTTCAACGTCGAGCTGTTCGGCGGCTCGCCGGACGACAACAACGCCTTCTTCTTCTATAACGGCGGCATGTCCGTGCTGCAGCCCTACATCGACAGCGGCAAGCTCGTCGTGCAGTCCAAGCAGATGGGCATGGACAAGGTCGGCACCCTGCGCTGGGACGGTGCCGTGGCTCAGGCCCGCATGGACAACATCCTGTCCGCCTTCTACACCGACAAGAAGGTGAACGCCGTGCTCTCGCCCTATGACGGCCTGTCGATCGGCATCCTGTCCTCGCTCAAGGGCGTCGGCTACGGCACCCCGGACCAGCCCCTGCCCTTCGTCTCGGGCCAGGACTGCGAGGTTCCCTCGATCAAGTCGATCATCGCCGGCGAGCAGTATTCGAGCGTGTTCAAGGATACGCGCGACCTCGCCAAGGTGACGGTCGACATGATCGACGCCATCCTGAGCGGCAAGGACCCGGAGGTCAACGACACCAAGACCTACGACAACGGTGTCAAGATCGTCCCCTCCTACCTCCTGAAGCCCGTGCTGGTCGACAAGACCAACTACGAGAAGGTGCTCGTCGGCAGCGGCTACTACACCGCCGACCAGCTCAAGTGA
- the mmsB gene encoding multiple monosaccharide ABC transporter permease — protein MSSEITAAPPKAETPKIGEFLKRNIREYAMLLSLAAIMIFFEYMTDGTLFRPLNLTNLILQNSYIIIMALGMLLVIVAGHIDLSVGSVSGFIGAVAAVMMVTLHVDLVTTAIACLVLGGLIGAAQGYFIAFFKIPSFIVTLAGMLVFRGLCLTVLQGQSIGPFPVAFQKLSSGFIPDILGAEGATIHVSTVLIGVVVPLLLVFSAIRNRRSQIKHGVEAEPMVFFLIKNVATLVILAGLGYLLATYKGLPNVLIVMGTLIVAYQFVTSRTTLGRRIYALGGNEKAARLSGISTERLTFLTFVNMGVLAALAGLVFAARLNTATPKAGVSFELDVIAACFIGGASASGGVGKVTGAVIGAFVMGVMNNGMSILGIGIDWQQVIKGLVLLAAVFFDVYNKNKG, from the coding sequence ATGAGTTCCGAAATCACCGCCGCCCCGCCCAAGGCGGAGACGCCGAAGATCGGCGAGTTCCTCAAGCGCAACATCCGCGAATACGCGATGCTGCTGTCGCTCGCCGCGATCATGATCTTCTTCGAGTACATGACGGACGGCACGCTGTTCCGGCCGCTCAACCTCACCAACCTGATCCTGCAGAACAGCTACATCATCATCATGGCGCTGGGCATGCTCCTGGTGATCGTGGCCGGCCATATCGACCTGTCCGTCGGCTCGGTCTCCGGCTTCATCGGCGCGGTGGCGGCCGTGATGATGGTGACCTTGCATGTCGACCTCGTCACCACCGCCATCGCCTGCCTGGTGCTGGGCGGGCTGATCGGCGCGGCGCAGGGCTATTTCATCGCCTTCTTCAAGATCCCTTCCTTCATCGTCACCCTGGCGGGCATGCTCGTCTTCCGGGGCCTGTGCCTCACCGTGCTGCAGGGCCAGTCGATCGGCCCCTTCCCGGTCGCCTTCCAGAAGCTCTCCTCCGGCTTCATCCCCGACATTCTCGGCGCCGAGGGCGCGACCATCCACGTCTCCACCGTGCTGATCGGCGTCGTCGTGCCGCTGCTCCTGGTGTTCTCCGCCATCCGCAACCGCCGCAGCCAGATCAAGCACGGCGTCGAGGCGGAGCCGATGGTGTTCTTCCTGATCAAGAACGTGGCGACGCTGGTCATCCTGGCGGGGCTCGGCTACCTCCTCGCCACCTACAAGGGCCTGCCCAACGTGCTGATCGTCATGGGCACGCTGATCGTCGCCTATCAGTTCGTCACTAGCCGCACCACGCTCGGCCGGCGCATCTACGCGCTCGGCGGCAACGAGAAGGCGGCCAGGCTCTCGGGCATCAGCACGGAGCGGCTGACCTTCCTGACCTTCGTCAACATGGGCGTGCTGGCCGCCCTTGCCGGCCTGGTCTTCGCCGCCCGCCTCAACACCGCCACCCCCAAGGCCGGCGTCTCCTTCGAGCTCGACGTCATCGCCGCCTGCTTCATCGGCGGCGCCTCGGCTTCCGGCGGCGTCGGCAAGGTGACCGGCGCGGTGATCGGCGCCTTCGTCATGGGCGTGATGAACAACGGCATGTCGATCCTCGGCATCGGCATCGACTGGCAGCAGGTGATCAAAGGCCTGGTGCTGCTCGCCGCCGTGTTCTTCGACGTCTACAACAAGAACAAGGGCTGA
- the ppaT gene encoding pyridoxamine--pyruvate transaminase produces the protein MPLPPPLMLTTGPVTAYPEVLAAMARPVVYDTDPAFQGFYEGVVEKARAALRLSNPPVILQGEAILGIEAAAAGLIRRDDVVLNLVSGVYGKGFGGWASRHGREVIELAVPYDAAIDPAAVAEALRRRPDIAVVSVCHLDTPSGTINPLAEIGAVVARHGGYMIVDAVSSFGGMDVHPEEVDADIFCASPSKCLGGTPGLTLLGVSERAWARIADNPDAPRASFLSLLDWRHAWRRDRPFPVTPSIPEIYGLDAALERYAAEGPEAVWARHALTARAARAGVRALGLELWPRSEAIAAPTATVFKLPAGISDEALRDRMRDRFGVLVSLGRRETAGKVLRLGHMGPAAQPVFAVTAIAALGAALRSLGLPAAAEAGVAAALAVIAGPASPTDDIPSSKASLGGNAALL, from the coding sequence ATGCCCCTGCCTCCGCCCCTGATGCTGACCACCGGCCCGGTGACGGCCTATCCCGAGGTGCTGGCGGCGATGGCGCGACCCGTGGTCTACGACACGGACCCGGCCTTCCAGGGCTTCTACGAGGGCGTGGTCGAGAAGGCCCGGGCGGCCCTGCGCCTCTCCAACCCGCCCGTCATCCTGCAGGGCGAGGCGATCCTCGGCATCGAGGCGGCGGCCGCCGGCCTGATCCGGCGCGACGACGTGGTGCTCAACCTGGTCTCCGGCGTCTACGGCAAGGGCTTCGGCGGCTGGGCCTCCCGTCACGGCCGGGAAGTGATCGAGCTCGCCGTGCCCTATGACGCGGCGATCGATCCGGCCGCGGTGGCCGAGGCCCTGCGCCGGCGGCCCGACATCGCCGTCGTCTCCGTCTGCCACCTCGACACGCCGTCCGGCACGATCAACCCGCTCGCCGAGATCGGCGCCGTGGTGGCGCGGCACGGCGGCTATATGATCGTCGACGCGGTCTCCTCCTTCGGCGGCATGGACGTGCATCCGGAGGAGGTCGATGCCGACATCTTCTGCGCCTCGCCCTCCAAGTGCCTCGGCGGCACGCCGGGCCTGACGCTGCTCGGCGTCAGCGAGCGGGCCTGGGCCCGCATCGCCGACAATCCCGACGCCCCCCGCGCCTCCTTCCTCAGCCTCCTCGACTGGCGGCACGCCTGGCGGCGCGACCGGCCCTTCCCGGTGACGCCGTCCATTCCCGAAATATACGGGCTCGACGCGGCGCTGGAGCGCTACGCCGCCGAAGGGCCCGAGGCGGTCTGGGCCCGCCACGCGCTGACGGCGAGGGCGGCCCGCGCCGGGGTGCGGGCTCTCGGCCTCGAGCTCTGGCCGCGCAGCGAAGCGATCGCCGCGCCCACGGCCACGGTGTTCAAGCTGCCGGCCGGTATCTCCGACGAGGCGCTGCGCGACCGCATGCGCGACCGGTTCGGCGTGCTGGTCTCGCTCGGCCGGCGCGAGACCGCCGGCAAGGTGCTGCGCCTCGGGCATATGGGGCCGGCCGCCCAGCCGGTCTTCGCCGTGACCGCGATCGCGGCGCTCGGCGCGGCGCTGCGCTCGCTCGGCCTGCCGGCGGCGGCCGAGGCGGGCGTGGCGGCGGCGCTCGCGGTGATCGCCGGGCCGGCGTCCCCTACCGACGATATCCCTTCGAGCAAGGCGTCTTTGGGCGGAAACGCCGCTTTGCTCTAA
- a CDS encoding Gfo/Idh/MocA family protein: MAPYRIAVIGLGKIAQDQHLPVIAANPGFELAAVVSQRGLGVPGVPTFRTPAELYAAVPDLVAVSVCTPPDARTAIAREALDAGKHVLLEKPPATTLSEVEALTAVAGRRQRLLFATWHSRFNPAVAEARRLLEGRTIRRLDVQWKEDVRHWHPGQDWVWQAGGFGVFDPGINALSIVTEIVPSPLSVAKADLTFPSNSDTPIAATLAFTCLEGPEEASLSASFDWRQEGEQTWTIEIETADGTLLALHEGGTRLVINGEPGVSAPSEEYQRIYAHWAELLAAGRSDVDVAPLRLVADAFLVGRRHDTAAFHW, from the coding sequence GTGGCACCTTATCGCATCGCCGTGATCGGGCTCGGCAAGATCGCGCAGGACCAGCATCTGCCGGTCATCGCGGCCAATCCCGGCTTCGAGCTTGCCGCCGTGGTCAGCCAGCGCGGCCTCGGGGTGCCGGGCGTGCCGACCTTCCGCACCCCGGCCGAGCTTTATGCTGCCGTGCCGGACCTCGTCGCGGTGTCGGTCTGCACCCCGCCGGATGCGCGCACCGCCATCGCGCGCGAGGCGCTGGACGCCGGCAAGCACGTGCTCCTGGAAAAGCCGCCGGCGACGACGCTGAGCGAGGTCGAGGCCCTGACTGCCGTGGCCGGGCGGCGGCAGAGGCTGCTGTTCGCCACCTGGCATTCCCGCTTCAACCCGGCGGTGGCCGAGGCCCGGCGCCTCCTGGAGGGCCGGACGATCCGGCGGCTCGACGTGCAGTGGAAGGAGGACGTTCGCCATTGGCATCCCGGCCAGGACTGGGTCTGGCAGGCCGGCGGCTTCGGCGTCTTCGATCCCGGCATCAACGCCCTGTCGATCGTCACCGAGATCGTGCCCTCGCCGCTCTCCGTCGCCAAGGCGGACCTGACCTTCCCCTCCAACAGCGACACGCCGATCGCCGCCACGCTTGCCTTCACCTGCCTGGAAGGGCCGGAGGAGGCCAGCCTTTCCGCCAGCTTCGACTGGCGCCAGGAAGGCGAGCAGACCTGGACGATCGAGATCGAGACCGCGGACGGCACGCTGCTCGCCCTGCACGAGGGCGGCACCCGGCTGGTGATCAACGGCGAGCCGGGGGTGAGCGCGCCGTCGGAGGAATACCAGCGCATCTACGCCCATTGGGCCGAGCTGCTGGCCGCCGGCCGCTCCGATGTCGACGTGGCGCCGCTGCGCCTGGTCGCCGATGCCTTCCTGGTCGGCCGGCGTCACGACACCGCCGCCTTCCACTGGTAG
- a CDS encoding FadR/GntR family transcriptional regulator translates to MARSAEGTGGGRTLHSQAAARIGQRILSGEWATGDTLPTEADLARELTVSRASLREAIKLLAGKGLIRSTPRRGTVVQPRANWNRLDPDVLVWQAFDGPTASFVRDLFELRRMIEPAVAALAAGRASDEHRKAIGEAFRAMENAPDVQASIVADLAFHRAILLATGNELLAAFAPAIEASLSVSFKVSRANMMTQDHVVPMHRAVAEPVLAGDVEGAHQAMMALLDRSERDAATAVTLTQGGRSAGTEGGTG, encoded by the coding sequence ATGGCTCGAAGCGCTGAGGGAACCGGCGGCGGCCGCACCTTGCACAGCCAGGCTGCGGCCCGGATCGGCCAGCGCATCCTCTCCGGCGAATGGGCGACGGGCGACACGCTGCCGACCGAAGCGGATCTGGCGCGCGAGCTCACCGTGTCGCGCGCCTCGTTGCGCGAGGCGATCAAGCTGCTCGCCGGCAAGGGCCTGATCCGCTCGACGCCGCGCCGCGGCACGGTGGTGCAGCCGCGCGCCAACTGGAACCGGCTCGACCCCGACGTGCTGGTCTGGCAGGCCTTCGACGGCCCGACCGCCAGCTTCGTGCGCGACCTCTTCGAGCTCCGGCGGATGATCGAGCCGGCGGTGGCGGCCCTCGCCGCCGGGCGGGCCAGCGACGAGCACCGCAAGGCGATCGGCGAGGCCTTCCGCGCCATGGAGAACGCTCCCGACGTGCAGGCCTCGATCGTCGCCGACCTCGCCTTCCACCGCGCCATCCTGCTGGCCACCGGCAACGAGCTGCTCGCCGCCTTCGCCCCGGCGATCGAGGCCTCGCTCTCGGTCTCCTTCAAGGTGTCGCGCGCCAACATGATGACGCAGGACCATGTCGTGCCGATGCACCGCGCCGTGGCCGAGCCGGTGCTCGCCGGCGACGTGGAGGGGGCGCACCAGGCGATGATGGCCCTGCTCGACCGCTCCGAGCGCGATGCCGCCACCGCGGTCACCCTCACCCAGGGCGGGCGGAGCGCCGGCACCGAGGGCGGGACCGGCTGA
- a CDS encoding AAA family ATPase yields MLYRLEIENFYSIRDLQVLDLRVPKNVADFPERFSEIFPGSEERVAKAIALFGPNGSGKSTVLRALAFIGWFLRESFQYQGPSLPCERFNDAGSADRLIRLAVELGSPLDLSGSPGTDAKIATAENVGTFRYELHLQPRDGAIRSVSHEALRLKRRGQGKWQRVFERSGDRAVLGSKTFPLAGFSQVIDKIRENASVVATLALFDHPASKVISTATGAIFGNILIDRIDASDQATVHYLAQNPDVVVELNRELQRIDLGVEGVHIVQTANGPAALFRHQGLHLDMPWSLESHGTRSFIRTFPLILLALQRGGIAIIDELDQSIHPLVLPEIVRWFYDPRRNPLGAQLWMSCHSASLLDDLAKEEVVFCDKDDRGRSQVYSLMDVGAVRRTDNLYKKYLGGVYGAIPQIG; encoded by the coding sequence ATGCTGTATCGGCTTGAGATCGAAAATTTCTATTCGATCCGCGATCTCCAGGTCCTGGATCTGCGGGTGCCGAAGAACGTTGCGGATTTTCCCGAACGCTTCTCCGAGATCTTTCCGGGCTCCGAGGAGCGGGTTGCCAAGGCGATTGCTTTGTTCGGTCCGAACGGGTCGGGCAAATCGACCGTGCTCCGGGCGCTCGCCTTCATTGGCTGGTTCCTGCGCGAGAGCTTTCAATATCAGGGACCCTCTCTTCCCTGCGAGCGCTTCAACGATGCGGGATCGGCCGATCGCCTGATCCGCCTGGCGGTCGAGCTCGGCAGCCCGCTCGATCTTTCCGGCTCTCCCGGGACGGATGCGAAAATCGCGACTGCCGAGAATGTCGGGACTTTCCGTTACGAGCTCCATCTTCAACCCAGGGACGGTGCCATTCGCTCCGTCAGTCACGAAGCCTTGCGTCTGAAGCGCAGGGGTCAAGGCAAATGGCAGAGAGTGTTCGAACGCAGTGGCGACCGTGCGGTGCTGGGCTCGAAGACATTCCCGCTTGCGGGCTTTTCGCAGGTCATCGACAAGATCCGCGAGAACGCGAGCGTCGTCGCGACCTTGGCACTGTTCGACCATCCGGCTTCGAAGGTGATTTCCACGGCGACCGGGGCAATCTTCGGGAACATCCTGATTGATCGCATCGACGCGAGCGACCAGGCCACCGTGCACTATCTCGCGCAGAACCCAGACGTCGTGGTCGAGCTCAACCGCGAGCTTCAGCGCATCGATCTCGGCGTCGAAGGGGTGCACATCGTCCAGACAGCAAATGGCCCCGCGGCGCTGTTCCGACATCAAGGCCTTCATCTCGATATGCCGTGGAGCCTCGAGAGCCACGGCACGCGATCATTCATCCGGACGTTTCCGTTGATCCTGCTCGCGCTCCAGCGTGGTGGGATCGCGATCATCGACGAGCTCGACCAGTCGATCCATCCGCTCGTTTTGCCGGAGATCGTGCGCTGGTTCTACGATCCAAGACGCAACCCGCTGGGCGCGCAGCTCTGGATGTCCTGTCATTCCGCTTCGCTGCTCGACGACCTGGCCAAGGAAGAGGTCGTGTTCTGCGACAAGGATGATCGCGGCCGGTCGCAGGTCTACAGCCTGATGGATGTCGGAGCGGTGCGTCGGACCGACAATCTCTATAAGAAATACCTCGGTGGCGTTTACGGTGCGATCCCTCAGATCGGATGA
- a CDS encoding glycoside hydrolase family 25 protein: MQELNVVSDISHHQDHVDFVEARQTLRGLILKATQGVGKTDSVYADRRPMARAAGLLVGSYHFGERAPGRDQAKFYLDQAKPRDDELMALDFETWALNGVPQPPMTLDEAREFVTYIHANTGRWPGLYGGAYLKEQLGRKTEDVLSNCWLWLSQYGPRPVWPKQVWKTWTFWQYTGDGKGPQPRDVPGIGKNVDRDKFIGSSAELEAFWLSGGKTRLSAEMAAHETVFTESLVEEARADAAGGLTAILGETLQKLADVTAGGGRSDSLFFPNGIQFLELDIELPSKLRLTVSGAAKEFAAASAPQPDKAPFAQFKEAPAAQSDDPGSAAGEAPDEREIEAANFGADGKGDFPAGDRGLFVLEAVAIKAISYDIAKSWAFLSACETSSPRVRYKLGAKITPGQKPGVDFQSVDCSGFVRALVRLSTDLGNSFPDGSVVQHDWIRRQGFQQTDWNDGARSDGVVRIAFLSPNATSSGIGHVLIIHNGKTIESHGGVGPDSRPWTDLGFSRKMSVYRLTKGA; the protein is encoded by the coding sequence ATGCAAGAGCTCAACGTCGTATCCGACATTTCTCATCACCAGGATCACGTCGATTTCGTTGAGGCGCGCCAAACGTTGCGAGGTCTCATCCTCAAGGCAACACAGGGCGTCGGCAAGACCGACAGCGTTTATGCCGACAGGCGCCCAATGGCTCGTGCCGCCGGTCTGCTGGTCGGATCGTATCATTTCGGCGAGCGGGCGCCCGGTCGCGACCAGGCGAAGTTCTATCTCGACCAGGCCAAGCCCCGTGACGACGAACTGATGGCCCTGGATTTCGAAACCTGGGCCCTGAACGGCGTGCCGCAGCCGCCGATGACGCTCGACGAGGCGAGGGAGTTCGTAACGTATATCCACGCGAACACAGGTCGGTGGCCCGGTCTTTACGGCGGCGCCTACTTGAAGGAGCAGCTGGGAAGGAAGACGGAGGATGTTCTTTCGAACTGCTGGCTGTGGCTTTCCCAGTATGGGCCGCGGCCGGTCTGGCCCAAGCAGGTCTGGAAGACATGGACATTCTGGCAATACACGGGCGACGGAAAGGGCCCTCAGCCGCGTGACGTGCCGGGCATCGGCAAGAACGTCGATCGGGACAAGTTCATCGGCAGCAGCGCCGAGCTCGAGGCGTTCTGGCTGAGCGGCGGCAAGACGCGGCTGTCGGCAGAGATGGCGGCTCACGAGACGGTCTTCACCGAGAGTCTGGTGGAGGAGGCGAGAGCAGATGCCGCCGGGGGCCTCACCGCCATCCTCGGCGAGACTTTGCAGAAGCTCGCAGACGTCACGGCAGGCGGCGGGCGGTCCGATTCGCTATTTTTTCCCAACGGCATTCAATTCCTCGAGCTGGACATCGAGCTTCCGTCGAAGCTCCGCCTGACGGTCAGCGGAGCGGCGAAGGAATTCGCGGCGGCAAGCGCGCCGCAGCCCGACAAGGCGCCTTTCGCCCAGTTCAAGGAGGCACCCGCCGCCCAGTCGGACGATCCTGGATCTGCGGCTGGGGAGGCACCGGACGAGCGAGAGATCGAAGCGGCGAATTTCGGGGCTGACGGCAAGGGGGACTTTCCCGCCGGAGACCGAGGCCTCTTCGTCCTGGAGGCCGTCGCCATCAAGGCGATCTCCTACGACATCGCCAAGTCCTGGGCGTTTCTCAGCGCATGCGAGACGTCAAGTCCGCGTGTCAGGTACAAGCTGGGCGCCAAGATAACACCCGGGCAGAAGCCAGGTGTCGACTTTCAGTCCGTCGACTGCAGCGGCTTCGTCCGCGCACTGGTCCGCTTGTCCACGGATCTCGGCAACAGCTTTCCCGATGGATCCGTGGTTCAGCATGACTGGATCCGCAGGCAGGGCTTCCAGCAGACGGACTGGAACGATGGCGCACGGAGCGACGGCGTGGTCCGGATAGCGTTCCTCTCCCCGAACGCAACCAGCAGCGGCATCGGCCATGTGCTGATCATCCACAATGGCAAGACGATCGAATCGCATGGCGGGGTCGGACCTGATTCCAGGCCATGGACCGATCTCGGCTTTTCGCGGAAGATGTCGGTGTATCGTCTGACGAAGGGCGCATGA
- a CDS encoding RloB domain-containing protein, protein MNRPRPIIAQRRPIFFGCEGESEQAYGQLLNDLLRAAGRSVHLEVVNLNPGAGDPVARLRRAGQEIERRRRRRSEFAGRVILMDSDQVDDNHRRRREADQLARELDIAIIWQEPCHEAFLLRHLEGYARHRPLTTHAAGTALQAVWPQYAKPMTKLQLTRRIGLAEVRRAAGVEPSFAVFLGGLKLLS, encoded by the coding sequence ATGAACAGGCCTCGCCCGATCATTGCCCAGCGCCGGCCCATCTTTTTCGGCTGCGAGGGCGAATCCGAGCAGGCCTATGGACAACTCCTCAATGATCTGCTGCGGGCAGCCGGTCGTTCCGTTCATCTCGAAGTCGTCAATCTCAATCCTGGTGCTGGTGATCCCGTCGCCCGGCTGCGCCGGGCCGGCCAGGAGATCGAGCGCAGGCGTCGGCGACGGTCCGAGTTTGCCGGCAGGGTCATCCTGATGGATTCCGATCAGGTCGATGACAATCACCGGCGCCGCCGGGAGGCGGACCAACTCGCTCGGGAGCTCGACATCGCCATCATCTGGCAGGAGCCTTGCCATGAAGCGTTCCTGCTGCGCCATCTGGAAGGCTATGCCCGACATCGCCCCCTCACGACGCACGCCGCAGGCACGGCTCTGCAGGCAGTCTGGCCACAATATGCCAAGCCGATGACGAAGCTCCAGCTCACGCGGCGCATCGGTCTCGCCGAGGTTCGGCGGGCGGCCGGCGTCGAACCCTCGTTCGCAGTGTTTCTGGGCGGCCTCAAGCTGCTATCCTGA